The Sphaerospermopsis torques-reginae ITEP-024 genome has a window encoding:
- a CDS encoding transcriptional regulator: MKNVKIPTSRNYQEFLIESLKNSEEAASYLEIVLEAGSDEPLLLQNAISNIVEAYAKMNHISDSTKQQYEKLQNILKQSNCAEIYAFLELLNTIGFQISITPKSNSSYQS, encoded by the coding sequence ATGAAAAACGTGAAAATACCAACCAGTAGAAACTATCAGGAATTTCTCATTGAATCTCTGAAAAACTCTGAAGAAGCTGCAAGTTATCTAGAAATAGTTTTAGAAGCAGGAAGTGATGAACCATTACTACTGCAAAATGCCATATCTAATATAGTAGAAGCTTATGCTAAAATGAATCATATTTCTGATTCAACTAAACAGCAATATGAGAAACTTCAGAACATCCTTAAACAAAGCAATTGTGCCGAAATTTATGCTTTCCTAGAATTACTAAATACAATAGGTTTTCAAATTTCTATCACACCTAAATCAAATTCATCTTATCAGTCTTAA
- a CDS encoding type II toxin-antitoxin system RelE/ParE family toxin, translating into MSEIVWTETAINDLNRHYDFIAINNADAAARAVQTIVSSGGSLQQNPRRGAIVDEIAGLRKLVVSFGKYGFIIHYVILEDDVIILRIYHGRENRPI; encoded by the coding sequence ATGTCAGAGATAGTTTGGACTGAAACTGCTATTAATGACTTAAATCGTCATTACGATTTTATAGCAATTAATAATGCTGATGCAGCAGCCCGCGCCGTACAAACAATTGTTTCTTCAGGTGGAAGTCTACAACAAAATCCGCGTCGTGGTGCGATTGTAGATGAAATAGCAGGATTACGAAAACTTGTAGTTTCTTTTGGTAAGTATGGCTTTATAATTCACTACGTTATTCTTGAGGATGATGTGATTATTTTACGTATATATCATGGCCGAGAGAATAGACCTATTTAG
- a CDS encoding DUF433 domain-containing protein, translating into MTAVITNHIEITPGICGGKPRIAGHRIKVQNIVIWYERMGMSPDEIVYHYPSITLADVHAALAYYYDHLEEIRKDIEDDEAFAREMKAQTPSLVQQKLLTK; encoded by the coding sequence ATGACAGCAGTAATTACTAATCATATTGAAATAACGCCAGGTATATGTGGTGGTAAACCTCGTATTGCTGGACATCGAATTAAAGTACAAAATATCGTCATTTGGTATGAACGGATGGGAATGTCACCAGATGAAATCGTCTATCATTATCCTAGTATTACCTTAGCTGATGTTCATGCAGCATTGGCTTATTATTATGATCATCTGGAAGAAATTAGAAAAGATATAGAAGATGACGAAGCATTTGCTAGGGAGATGAAAGCACAAACTCCTTCTTTAGTTCAGCAGAAACTATTGACTAAATAG
- a CDS encoding Rpn family recombination-promoting nuclease/putative transposase, with protein MRRDTIFYKLFQQYPTLLFELLTNPPENADAYRFDSVAVKEPKFEIDGVFLPPENDIPGVVYFCEVQFQKDEKLYERVFAESLLYFYRNCDRFSDWQAVIIYPSRSTEQSKIYPHRGLLNSEQVHRVYLDELDDIRQLPLWVALMVLTTLEEEQAAEAARYLLTRTREEVTQPSSRVIIEMITTIMVYKFEQLSRVEVESMLGITLKETRVYQEIKEEGREEGREEGREEGREEATIDLIIRLLTKRFGEISEKTRSSISSLPLSVLEDLSEAFLDFTSLDDLQSWLEPRINK; from the coding sequence ATGCGTCGAGATACTATCTTTTATAAATTGTTTCAACAATATCCTACATTATTGTTTGAACTATTGACAAATCCACCGGAAAATGCAGATGCTTACAGATTTGATTCGGTAGCTGTCAAAGAACCTAAATTTGAAATAGATGGGGTATTTTTACCACCAGAAAATGATATTCCTGGGGTTGTATATTTCTGTGAAGTGCAGTTCCAAAAAGATGAAAAACTTTATGAAAGGGTATTTGCGGAATCTTTACTATATTTCTACCGGAACTGTGATAGATTTAGTGATTGGCAAGCAGTGATTATTTATCCATCTCGCAGCACAGAACAAAGTAAAATTTATCCCCATCGGGGTTTGCTTAACAGTGAGCAGGTGCATCGAGTATATTTGGATGAATTAGATGATATTCGTCAGTTACCTCTATGGGTTGCACTGATGGTATTAACTACGCTGGAAGAAGAACAAGCAGCAGAAGCAGCAAGGTATTTATTAACAAGAACCCGTGAAGAAGTTACTCAACCATCAAGTCGCGTCATAATAGAAATGATCACGACAATTATGGTGTACAAGTTTGAACAACTAAGCAGAGTTGAGGTAGAGTCTATGCTGGGAATAACGCTCAAGGAAACTAGAGTTTACCAAGAAATTAAGGAAGAAGGAAGAGAAGAAGGAAGGGAGGAAGGAAGAGAGGAAGGAAGGGAAGAGGCAACTATTGATCTGATTATTCGACTATTAACCAAGCGATTTGGCGAAATATCTGAGAAAACGCGCTCTTCAATTTCTAGTTTGCCTTTATCTGTGCTTGAAGATTTAAGCGAAGCATTTTTAGATTTTACTAGCTTAGATGATTTGCAAAGTTGGTTAGAACCGCGAATAAACAAATAG
- a CDS encoding type II toxin-antitoxin system Phd/YefM family antitoxin, with protein MLKNQEAGFIRLQTDVFRVKLLATINDLMLEKQRIVLVKGEEDVAAIIPVDEFERLEWISYDIKYGQFMIDEEYNYDDECGIPCINIKELEWNFDHILERVICNNETFGLTFPTASFEDDLENFLPGAILMNIHKFWIPDYWLIK; from the coding sequence ATGTTAAAAAATCAAGAAGCAGGTTTTATCCGCTTACAAACAGATGTATTTAGGGTTAAATTATTGGCAACCATCAATGATCTAATGTTGGAGAAACAGCGCATCGTCTTGGTAAAAGGGGAGGAAGATGTGGCTGCTATTATTCCAGTTGATGAATTTGAACGTCTGGAATGGATCAGCTATGATATCAAATATGGACAATTTATGATAGATGAAGAATATAATTATGATGATGAGTGTGGCATACCATGTATTAATATCAAGGAATTAGAATGGAATTTTGATCACATACTTGAGCGGGTAATATGCAATAATGAAACCTTTGGGTTAACTTTTCCTACAGCTTCTTTTGAAGATGATCTTGAGAATTTCCTCCCAGGGGCAATTTTGATGAATATTCATAAATTTTGGATTCCAGATTATTGGCTGATTAAGTGA
- a CDS encoding type II toxin-antitoxin system RelE/ParE family toxin: MEAQAREIKNYLKIDGKSPFEDWYYSLRDRKARQKIQLRLDRVKLGNLGDYRSVGAGVFEFKIDYCPGYRVYFGQLGTTIVLLLCGGDKSTQEQDIAKAKEYWLDYEKRENTNQ; this comes from the coding sequence ATGGAAGCACAAGCCAGGGAGATTAAAAACTACCTGAAAATTGATGGCAAAAGTCCTTTTGAAGATTGGTATTATTCTCTACGAGATAGGAAAGCAAGACAAAAAATTCAATTAAGACTAGATCGCGTTAAACTAGGTAATCTGGGAGATTATCGTTCAGTAGGAGCAGGTGTATTTGAATTTAAAATTGATTATTGTCCAGGATATCGAGTTTATTTTGGACAGTTAGGAACAACAATTGTACTTCTTCTCTGTGGTGGAGATAAAAGCACCCAAGAACAAGATATTGCTAAAGCTAAGGAGTATTGGTTAGACTATGAAAAACGTGAAAATACCAACCAGTAG
- a CDS encoding AbrB/MazE/SpoVT family DNA-binding domain-containing protein, producing the protein MTLANSSILQHYTVDIEPEGRLTLPQEIQEMLNLESGDRLILTLEDNGKLQLISLKQQVKKLRGLLKDKSPDRNLVDELIQERRQESLSE; encoded by the coding sequence ATGACACTTGCTAATTCATCAATTCTTCAACACTATACAGTTGATATTGAACCAGAAGGACGGTTAACTTTACCCCAAGAAATCCAAGAAATGCTTAATTTAGAATCTGGAGATAGATTAATTTTAACTCTTGAAGACAATGGTAAACTTCAATTAATCAGTCTCAAACAACAAGTTAAAAAATTAAGAGGTTTATTAAAAGATAAATCACCTGATAGGAATTTGGTAGATGAACTTATTCAGGAACGTAGACAGGAGTCTTTAAGTGAATAA
- a CDS encoding DUF6036 family nucleotidyltransferase — translation MLNQDFKEFIQLLNDNQVKYLVIGGYAVAIHGHPRYTKDIDIWIEMSQENAEKLMKALVEFGFGSLGLTPEDFQCADQIIQLGYPPNRIDLITTPDGIDFKTCYQSKIEIKIDNIFVNFIDLENLKLNKQASGRLQDLADLENLQD, via the coding sequence ATGTTGAACCAAGATTTCAAAGAGTTTATACAATTATTAAACGATAATCAAGTCAAGTATTTAGTAATTGGCGGTTATGCAGTAGCCATTCATGGACACCCTCGCTATACCAAAGATATTGATATTTGGATCGAAATGAGTCAGGAAAATGCTGAAAAACTGATGAAAGCTTTAGTGGAATTTGGTTTTGGTAGTTTGGGTTTAACTCCTGAAGATTTCCAATGCGCTGATCAAATTATTCAATTAGGTTATCCTCCTAATCGCATTGATTTAATTACTACACCAGATGGAATAGATTTTAAAACCTGTTATCAGTCCAAAATAGAGATAAAAATTGATAATATTTTTGTTAATTTTATTGATTTAGAAAATTTGAAATTAAATAAACAAGCATCAGGTAGATTACAAGATTTAGCTGATTTAGAGAACTTACAAGATTAA
- the argC gene encoding N-acetyl-gamma-glutamyl-phosphate reductase gives MGNLRRVPVGIVGASGYGGVQLVRLLMDHPEVEIVYLGGESSAGKTFADLYPHLGSVVNLKIEAVDPELIASRCEVVFLSLPNGLACDIAPKLIEKGCKVLDLSADYRFSDLKTYTTWYGTERSDRPIAETAVYGLPELYRDRIAETNLIGCPGCYPTASLLALAPLLKQGLIVPETAIIDAKSGTSGGGRQGKINLLLAEADNSLAAYNVARHRHTPEIEQICSDLAGHEVTVQFTPHLIPMVRGILATVYATLRDPGLVRDDLITIYTAFYRNSPWVKICNSGTYPQTKWACGSNSCYIGIEVDPRTRRVIVMSAIDNLIKGQAGQAIQCMNIMMGWDETLGLPKVGFYP, from the coding sequence ATGGGTAATTTAAGGCGCGTACCAGTAGGCATTGTTGGCGCGTCAGGTTATGGCGGAGTGCAACTTGTCAGACTCCTGATGGATCATCCAGAAGTAGAAATAGTATATTTAGGTGGCGAAAGCAGCGCCGGGAAAACATTTGCGGATCTTTATCCCCACTTGGGGAGTGTAGTTAACCTCAAAATTGAAGCGGTAGATCCAGAACTGATAGCTAGTAGATGTGAAGTAGTATTTCTCTCTTTACCCAACGGTTTAGCCTGTGACATCGCTCCTAAACTTATAGAAAAAGGCTGTAAAGTATTAGATTTGAGTGCTGATTATCGTTTCAGCGACTTAAAAACTTATACAACTTGGTATGGAACAGAAAGAAGCGATCGCCCTATTGCCGAAACAGCAGTTTATGGTTTACCAGAATTATACCGCGATCGCATTGCCGAAACTAATCTCATCGGTTGTCCTGGTTGTTATCCCACAGCCAGTTTACTCGCACTTGCCCCACTTTTAAAACAAGGTTTAATAGTTCCCGAAACAGCTATCATTGATGCTAAATCTGGAACTTCTGGAGGAGGAAGACAAGGTAAAATTAATTTGTTGTTAGCGGAAGCAGATAACTCCCTAGCAGCGTATAACGTCGCCCGTCACCGTCACACCCCAGAAATTGAGCAAATTTGCAGTGATTTAGCTGGACACGAAGTTACAGTCCAATTTACACCTCATTTAATCCCAATGGTGAGGGGAATATTAGCCACAGTTTACGCCACCCTCAGAGATCCCGGTTTAGTACGTGATGATTTAATTACAATTTACACTGCATTTTACCGTAATTCCCCTTGGGTGAAAATTTGTAATAGTGGTACATATCCCCAAACTAAATGGGCTTGTGGGAGTAACTCCTGTTACATAGGTATAGAAGTTGACCCCCGAACCAGAAGAGTGATCGTCATGTCAGCCATTGACAACCTGATCAAAGGACAAGCAGGCCAAGCCATACAATGTATGAACATCATGATGGGTTGGGATGAAACCTTGGGTTTACCCAAAGTTGGGTTTTATCCATAA
- the ribBA gene encoding bifunctional 3,4-dihydroxy-2-butanone-4-phosphate synthase/GTP cyclohydrolase II: MSQSNNNQTFKFDSIDAALADLKAGRSIVVVDDENRENEGDLICAAQFATPDMINFMAVEARGLICLAMTGDRLDELDLPLMVTNITDTNQTAFTVSIDAGPHLGVSTGISAEDRARTIQVTLNPATKPEDLRRPGHIFPIRAKAGGVLKRAGHTEAAVDLARLAGLYPAGVICEIQNPDGSMARLQQLVEYAKVHKLKIISIADLISYRLQNDRLIYREIVTKLPTQFGQFNIYGYRHTLDNTDHVAIVKGDPANFGDEPVMVRMHSECLTGDALGSLRCDCRMQLKAALKMIENAGQGVVVYLRQEGRGIGLINKLKAYSLQDMGLDTVEANERLGFPADLRDYGMGAQILMDLGVKKIRLITNNPRKIAGVKGYGLEVVDRVPLLIESNDFNSRYLATKAKKLGHMLLQTYLVTVALHWEDEPESITKRYERLEKIRHLAKNNHLLLQEEARPLGIALFDQPSLTVHLGFDQPNIADANWYQQKGHPYLQAIGQILDNLLDLPYVHKLEFLISAGSDPLSNLQVQLDRQVFGTEIKPSSLGDRLETQQIYSFSK, from the coding sequence GTGTCACAGTCCAATAATAACCAAACCTTTAAATTTGATTCTATTGATGCCGCTTTAGCTGACCTTAAAGCCGGTCGTTCTATTGTGGTGGTAGATGATGAAAACCGCGAAAATGAAGGTGATCTGATTTGTGCTGCTCAGTTTGCCACCCCGGATATGATTAATTTTATGGCGGTGGAAGCTAGGGGTTTGATCTGTTTAGCGATGACGGGCGATCGCCTGGATGAATTAGACTTACCATTAATGGTTACTAACATCACAGACACCAACCAAACCGCCTTTACCGTCAGCATTGATGCAGGTCCCCATTTAGGAGTCAGTACGGGGATCTCTGCTGAAGATCGAGCGCGTACCATTCAGGTAACTCTCAACCCTGCCACAAAACCCGAAGATTTGCGCCGTCCTGGACATATTTTCCCCATTCGGGCTAAAGCTGGGGGTGTGCTGAAACGTGCAGGACACACAGAAGCGGCTGTTGATTTAGCGCGACTAGCTGGATTATATCCGGCTGGGGTGATTTGTGAAATTCAAAATCCTGATGGTTCAATGGCACGATTACAACAGCTAGTTGAATATGCCAAGGTCCATAAACTAAAAATTATCAGTATTGCGGATTTAATTAGTTATCGTCTGCAAAATGATCGCCTGATTTATCGAGAAATCGTTACTAAATTACCTACCCAGTTTGGACAATTTAATATTTACGGCTACCGTCACACCTTGGATAATACAGATCATGTGGCAATTGTCAAGGGTGATCCGGCAAATTTCGGTGATGAACCTGTGATGGTGCGGATGCACTCAGAATGTTTAACCGGTGATGCTTTGGGGTCTTTGCGCTGTGATTGCCGAATGCAGTTAAAAGCCGCATTAAAAATGATTGAAAATGCTGGTCAAGGTGTCGTTGTTTACCTGCGTCAAGAAGGAAGGGGTATAGGTTTGATTAACAAGCTAAAAGCCTATTCTTTGCAGGATATGGGACTGGATACGGTAGAAGCAAATGAGCGTTTAGGTTTTCCGGCGGATTTGCGTGATTATGGTATGGGGGCGCAAATTCTCATGGATTTAGGCGTTAAAAAAATTCGCCTGATTACTAATAATCCCCGTAAAATTGCGGGTGTCAAGGGTTATGGTTTAGAAGTTGTAGATCGTGTACCGTTGCTGATAGAATCTAATGATTTTAATTCCCGTTACCTAGCGACAAAAGCCAAAAAGTTAGGACATATGTTGTTACAAACTTATCTGGTGACAGTAGCATTACACTGGGAAGATGAACCAGAGTCAATTACAAAGCGTTATGAACGGTTAGAGAAAATACGGCATTTAGCAAAAAATAATCATTTACTGTTACAGGAAGAAGCGCGACCTTTAGGAATTGCTTTATTTGATCAACCATCATTAACTGTGCATTTGGGATTTGATCAGCCAAATATTGCTGATGCTAATTGGTATCAACAAAAAGGACATCCTTACTTGCAAGCAATAGGGCAGATTTTGGATAATTTACTAGATTTACCCTATGTGCATAAGTTAGAATTTCTGATTTCTGCTGGTAGTGATCCTCTGAGTAATTTACAAGTACAGTTAGATCGGCAGGTTTTTGGGACAGAAATTAAACCTTCGTCGTTAGGCGATCGCTTGGAGACACAACAGATTTATAGTTTTAGTAAGTAA
- a CDS encoding toxin secretion, membrane fusion protein codes for MEKVVTKVNQKQQKSDFYYWQKQSYQKRLEALEQIRREYHQYQYHVEPRFQRVYTIIKR; via the coding sequence ATGGAAAAAGTTGTTACTAAAGTTAATCAAAAACAACAAAAAAGCGATTTTTATTATTGGCAGAAGCAATCATATCAAAAACGTTTAGAAGCACTAGAACAAATTCGTCGGGAATATCACCAATATCAGTACCATGTTGAACCAAGATTTCAAAGAGTTTATACAATTATTAAACGATAA
- a CDS encoding N-acetylmuramoyl-L-alanine amidase has translation MRFRDWATRVILIFLMLATLILALFIGGARKQPHNTEISNPNPIVWNQYPQALYQSEKTAEKPPITLPKLPILSKSFVERKPKNQVITQYINTAAFAEYKPNLAAAKVHPSNYGERFTHDVNGVPVNNQPLIVLHETTNSAASAVNFFQKNNVDENVQASYHALITLDGTVIYLVPPDKRAFGAGNSVFKAANGVEETVQTNPTLAPSVNNFAYHVSLETPPDAWGKRNIQGHSGYTEVQYNSLAWLIAQSQVPDERITTHRDVDIANGKVDPLSFDFEKFFNKLHSFRELRSFNNAKR, from the coding sequence ATGAGATTTAGAGACTGGGCGACTAGAGTAATACTAATTTTTCTGATGCTGGCAACTTTGATTTTAGCTCTTTTTATTGGTGGTGCAAGAAAACAGCCACATAATACAGAAATATCAAATCCAAATCCTATTGTTTGGAATCAATATCCACAAGCTTTATATCAATCAGAAAAAACAGCAGAAAAACCGCCAATCACTTTACCTAAGTTACCAATTTTATCTAAGTCTTTTGTTGAGAGAAAACCAAAAAATCAAGTTATTACTCAATACATAAATACTGCTGCTTTTGCTGAATATAAACCTAATTTAGCTGCTGCTAAAGTGCATCCTAGTAATTATGGTGAAAGATTTACTCATGATGTTAATGGTGTACCTGTAAATAATCAACCGCTGATTGTTTTACATGAAACGACTAATTCTGCTGCTAGTGCAGTGAACTTTTTTCAAAAAAATAATGTTGATGAAAATGTCCAAGCTAGTTATCATGCTTTAATTACTCTGGATGGGACTGTTATTTATTTAGTACCACCTGATAAAAGGGCTTTTGGTGCTGGTAATTCAGTTTTTAAAGCTGCTAATGGTGTGGAGGAAACTGTACAAACTAATCCTACTTTAGCGCCTTCTGTGAATAATTTTGCTTATCATGTTTCTTTAGAAACTCCTCCTGATGCTTGGGGAAAAAGAAATATTCAAGGACATAGCGGTTATACTGAAGTTCAATATAATTCTTTAGCTTGGTTAATTGCTCAAAGTCAAGTTCCTGATGAGAGAATTACTACTCATCGTGATGTTGATATTGCTAATGGTAAGGTTGATCCTTTAAGTTTTGATTTTGAGAAGTTTTTTAATAAGTTGCATTCTTTTAGAGAGTTGAGGAGTTTTAATAATGCGAAAAGGTAA
- a CDS encoding DUF29 domain-containing protein — MSKISVKAVKNLYEQDFSLWVEDTVNKLKARDNENLDWENLIEEVESLGKSQRKAVRSFLVRLLEHLLKRCYVPMSDCYRGWEIEIRNFRQRLQIELEDSPSLKSFVLEILDKSYEMALENVRDGYPDVYFSDVFPFPSDVDALLNRKFWEE; from the coding sequence ATGAGTAAAATATCAGTCAAAGCAGTAAAAAATCTATATGAACAAGATTTTTCTCTTTGGGTTGAGGATACAGTCAATAAATTAAAAGCAAGAGACAATGAAAATTTAGATTGGGAAAATTTAATTGAAGAGGTAGAGTCTTTGGGTAAAAGTCAGCGTAAAGCAGTTAGGAGTTTTTTGGTAAGGTTATTGGAACATTTGTTAAAGCGGTGTTATGTACCAATGTCAGACTGTTATCGGGGTTGGGAAATTGAAATTAGAAATTTTCGTCAACGTTTACAAATTGAGTTAGAAGACTCACCGAGTTTGAAAAGTTTTGTTTTAGAAATTCTTGATAAAAGTTATGAAATGGCTTTAGAAAATGTCAGAGATGGTTATCCTGATGTTTATTTTTCTGATGTTTTTCCATTTCCCAGTGATGTAGATGCTTTGTTAAATAGGAAGTTTTGGGAAGAATAA
- the eno gene encoding phosphopyruvate hydratase, with product MTKYLDTAIEAIVAREILDSRGRPTLEAEVHLAGGAMGLAQVPSGASTGTFEAHELRDDDKSRYGGKGVLKAVKNANEILAPKLLGLDALNQELLDRTMIATDGSPNKANLGANAILGISLAAAKAGAAALDIPLYRYLGGPLANLLPVPLMNVINGGAHAANNVDFQEFMIVPIGAPSFKEALRWGAEVFATLSKVLDGKGLLTGVGDEGGFAPNLESNQVALELLVAAIEKAGYKPGEQVALALDVAASEFYKNGQYVYDGKPHSPVEFIDYLGQLVDQYPIVSIEDGLHEEDWANWQLLTQKVGSKVQLVGDDLFVTNATRLQKGIEQKASNSILIKLNQIGSLTETLETIDLATRNGFRSVISHRSGETEDTTIADLAVATRAGQIKTGSLCRSERVAKYNRLLRIEDELGDRAIYAGKVGLGPK from the coding sequence ATGACCAAATATCTAGACACCGCCATTGAAGCTATTGTAGCCCGCGAAATCCTCGACTCACGGGGTAGACCTACCCTAGAAGCAGAAGTACATCTAGCTGGGGGTGCGATGGGATTAGCGCAAGTTCCTAGCGGTGCTTCTACAGGTACATTTGAAGCTCACGAACTGCGGGATGACGATAAAAGTCGTTATGGTGGTAAAGGAGTCCTCAAGGCGGTAAAAAATGCCAATGAGATATTAGCACCGAAATTATTAGGGTTGGATGCCCTCAACCAAGAACTGTTAGACAGAACCATGATTGCTACAGATGGTTCTCCTAACAAAGCTAATTTAGGCGCGAATGCTATTTTAGGAATTTCCTTAGCAGCAGCTAAAGCAGGTGCAGCAGCATTAGATATTCCCCTGTATCGCTACTTGGGTGGACCTTTAGCAAACTTGCTTCCTGTACCTTTGATGAACGTGATCAACGGTGGAGCGCACGCTGCCAATAATGTAGACTTTCAAGAGTTTATGATTGTTCCCATCGGTGCGCCTTCTTTTAAAGAAGCTTTGCGTTGGGGTGCGGAAGTTTTTGCCACTCTCAGCAAAGTTTTGGATGGTAAGGGTTTGCTAACTGGTGTGGGTGACGAAGGTGGTTTTGCACCTAATTTAGAATCTAACCAAGTGGCGTTAGAATTGCTGGTAGCAGCGATTGAAAAAGCTGGTTACAAACCCGGTGAACAAGTGGCTTTAGCTTTAGATGTGGCTGCTAGTGAGTTCTACAAAAATGGGCAATATGTTTATGATGGTAAACCCCATAGCCCTGTGGAGTTTATTGATTATTTAGGGCAGTTGGTGGATCAATATCCCATTGTTTCCATTGAAGATGGTTTACATGAGGAAGATTGGGCTAACTGGCAGTTATTAACTCAGAAAGTCGGTTCTAAGGTGCAGTTAGTTGGTGATGATTTATTTGTAACTAACGCCACCCGCTTACAAAAAGGCATCGAACAAAAAGCCAGTAACTCGATTTTGATTAAGTTAAATCAAATCGGTTCTCTAACTGAAACTTTGGAAACCATTGATTTAGCAACTCGCAACGGTTTCCGCTCAGTTATTAGCCATCGTTCCGGTGAAACGGAAGATACAACCATTGCAGACTTAGCTGTCGCTACTCGCGCAGGACAAATTAAAACCGGTTCTCTGTGTCGGAGTGAACGGGTAGCTAAATACAATCGTTTACTGAGAATTGAAGATGAATTAGGCGATCGCGCTATTTATGCAGGTAAAGTTGGTTTAGGACCCAAATAG
- a CDS encoding TaqI-like C-terminal specificity domain-containing protein — MSNYIFGSSLDEYFINNCFEFKIPNTSEWIIGNEKVGKLKQRIEQIGKKLKDFKITINFGIKTGYNAAFIINEETKNKLISENEKSSEIIKPILRGRDLKKYTYEFSGFYLINTHNGIRKKNIERIKAEENYPSIYNYLSSFIPDIEQRQDKGKHWTNLRNCAYLEDFEKPKIVWGEISDQPKFAFDDGNYYAEATTFLMTGEKLKYLLAILNSQLSAWYFNQISTTTGMGTNRWKKYKIEMLPIKEPTEIEELSLEKIVDQILNAKKSDPNADTTALEREIDQMVYQLYELTPEEIKIIEG; from the coding sequence ATGAGTAATTATATATTTGGTTCTTCTTTAGATGAATATTTTATTAATAACTGTTTTGAATTTAAAATACCTAATACATCAGAATGGATTATAGGAAACGAAAAAGTTGGAAAATTGAAACAAAGAATAGAACAAATCGGTAAAAAATTAAAAGATTTTAAGATCACCATTAATTTTGGGATTAAAACAGGATATAATGCAGCTTTTATTATCAACGAAGAAACTAAAAATAAATTAATTTCTGAAAATGAAAAATCATCAGAAATAATTAAACCAATTTTAAGAGGTAGAGATTTAAAAAAATATACTTATGAGTTTTCTGGATTCTACTTAATTAATACACACAATGGAATTAGAAAAAAGAATATTGAGAGAATTAAAGCTGAAGAAAATTATCCATCTATTTATAATTATTTAAGTTCTTTTATTCCTGATATTGAACAACGACAAGACAAAGGTAAACATTGGACAAATTTAAGAAATTGTGCTTATTTAGAAGATTTTGAAAAACCTAAAATAGTTTGGGGTGAAATATCTGATCAACCTAAATTTGCTTTTGATGATGGTAACTATTATGCTGAAGCTACTACTTTTTTGATGACTGGTGAAAAGCTGAAATATTTATTAGCAATTTTAAATTCCCAACTATCAGCATGGTATTTTAACCAAATTTCAACTACCACAGGAATGGGTACAAATAGATGGAAAAAATATAAAATTGAAATGTTACCCATTAAAGAACCTACAGAAATTGAAGAATTATCACTAGAAAAAATAGTAGATCAAATCCTCAATGCTAAAAAATCAGATCCGAATGCAGATACAACCGCATTAGAAAGAGAAATTGATCAAATGGTTTATCAACTTTATGAATTAACACCGGAAGAAATTAAAATTATAGAAGGATAA